In Spirosoma aureum, a single genomic region encodes these proteins:
- a CDS encoding sensor histidine kinase produces MNSGFVIAVGTAVLLMMAVFIIIFVAYYQQKQAKQQLALKELQEQHRRELMTATFRGQEEERRRLAEDLHDGIGTMLSVTKMSLNQLERQLDEDNIRINLHVQKTRSMIDETMTNVRRISRDLVPTTLERFGLLPALEELADRANDSELKVQLDCPENMGHLSASIDLMLYRIAQELVNNAIRHARARHITIQLQCITDAVRLSVMDDGVGFDFDAVTESKQGGLGLRNIESRLSVVDGHVTFDVAPGRGSQIHVQIHLQAPQPVALLG; encoded by the coding sequence ATGAACTCTGGTTTTGTTATTGCCGTTGGTACAGCCGTGCTGTTGATGATGGCAGTGTTCATCATCATCTTCGTGGCCTATTACCAGCAAAAACAGGCAAAGCAGCAACTGGCCCTTAAAGAATTGCAGGAGCAACACCGGCGAGAACTGATGACTGCAACCTTCCGGGGGCAGGAGGAAGAGCGCAGGCGACTTGCCGAAGACCTGCATGATGGTATTGGCACCATGCTTTCGGTAACGAAAATGAGCCTGAATCAGTTAGAGCGGCAGTTAGATGAAGATAATATTCGAATAAATCTTCATGTCCAGAAAACCCGCTCGATGATCGACGAAACAATGACGAATGTCCGTCGGATCAGCCGCGACCTGGTACCCACAACACTCGAACGCTTTGGCTTGTTGCCAGCACTCGAAGAATTAGCCGACCGTGCCAATGATAGTGAATTAAAGGTGCAGTTGGATTGCCCCGAAAATATGGGACATCTTTCGGCATCCATTGATTTAATGCTGTACCGAATTGCCCAGGAGTTGGTTAACAATGCGATACGTCACGCCCGCGCCCGCCACATAACCATTCAGTTACAGTGCATTACCGATGCGGTTCGACTATCGGTCATGGATGATGGTGTAGGATTTGACTTTGATGCCGTTACCGAAAGTAAACAGGGAGGTCTTGGATTACGTAATATTGAAAGTCGGTTAAGCGTAGTCGATGGTCACGTAACCTTCGATGTAGCCCCTGGAAGAGGTTCGCAAATTCATGTACAAATCCATTTACAAGCTCCTCAGCCAGTGGCTTTATTAGGTTAA
- a CDS encoding TetR/AcrR family transcriptional regulator, with translation MATVKVETDVVIERLMEVFRSVGYDGASMAQLADATGLQKASLYHRFPGGKQEMAMAVLDQVSEWNQRQLVDVLYSSAPPKTRLITALRSISQLYDGGRLACILRALSHGTAADLFRQPIAAIFTKWVDAFAHLAQDLGFDQQTSRHLGGSTLVRIQGSLILAQTLNQPTLFEQALHDIETDFLIN, from the coding sequence TAATGGAAGTATTCCGATCGGTTGGATACGATGGTGCCAGTATGGCCCAACTGGCCGACGCCACCGGTTTGCAGAAAGCCAGTCTGTATCATCGCTTTCCGGGAGGGAAACAGGAAATGGCAATGGCCGTTCTTGACCAGGTATCCGAATGGAATCAACGACAGCTAGTGGATGTGCTATACTCCTCCGCTCCACCCAAAACCCGGCTTATAACAGCGCTCCGTTCAATTAGCCAGCTCTATGATGGTGGGCGATTAGCTTGTATCCTTCGGGCTTTGTCACATGGTACGGCTGCTGATTTATTCCGCCAGCCGATTGCCGCCATTTTTACCAAATGGGTAGATGCCTTTGCGCATCTGGCTCAGGATTTGGGCTTTGATCAGCAGACATCCAGGCATTTGGGCGGATCGACCTTGGTTCGAATTCAGGGCTCGTTAATTCTCGCACAGACCCTCAATCAGCCAACTCTATTTGAGCAGGCATTACACGACATAGAAACTGATTTTCTCATTAACTAA
- a CDS encoding pyridoxamine 5'-phosphate oxidase family protein gives MATNYASLAFTDAIKALQERAGSRQVYARVEQQSTFNGLMQREINFIQERDSFYLASIGENGFPYIQHRGGPKGFLRVLDSQTIGFTDYRGNKQYISAGNILTHPQVSLILMDYARRTRLKIYAEAEIIELADRPDLLSQLDSTDSEHTSERMVLLHVRAYDWNCPQYITPRYTIDEINEVLVPLKEYIAQLEAKVEVLSKEKNQTNR, from the coding sequence ATGGCAACAAACTATGCCTCTTTGGCTTTTACCGATGCCATTAAGGCCTTGCAGGAACGGGCCGGTAGCCGCCAGGTTTATGCCCGTGTTGAGCAACAGTCGACATTCAACGGGCTAATGCAACGCGAAATCAACTTTATTCAGGAGCGCGATAGCTTCTATTTAGCCAGTATCGGAGAAAATGGCTTTCCTTATATCCAACATCGGGGCGGCCCCAAAGGATTCCTCCGAGTTCTTGATTCACAAACAATTGGTTTCACCGATTATCGAGGCAATAAGCAATACATTTCGGCTGGCAATATTCTGACACATCCACAGGTATCGCTGATCCTCATGGATTATGCCCGGCGAACTCGCTTGAAAATCTATGCCGAAGCTGAAATCATTGAGCTAGCTGATCGTCCCGACCTGTTGAGTCAACTCGACTCGACGGATTCGGAGCATACGTCCGAACGCATGGTATTACTGCATGTTCGGGCTTATGACTGGAATTGTCCCCAATACATAACCCCACGGTATACTATAGATGAAATCAACGAGGTCTTAGTACCATTAAAGGAATATATCGCGCAGTTAGAAGCAAAAGTAGAGGTGCTAAGCAAAGAGAAAAACCAGACGAATAGATAA
- a CDS encoding response regulator transcription factor → MRKIKLALCDDHTLFRVGMATILGQIHDFELLLEASNGQELIERIPRKTPDVVLLDLQMPVMDGTATADYLRENYPLIKIVVLTMHDEDRMVLHLLEKGVSGYLLKDAEAGEVEKAIRKVMDEGVYLNEFVSKAMLRKMTNKTTVTKPANSFYNSKILLSEREKEVLMLICEGLSTNEISEKIFLSPRTVEGHRLRILEKTGTKNTAGMVAYAFKNSLV, encoded by the coding sequence ATGCGAAAAATCAAACTGGCACTCTGCGACGACCACACCCTATTTCGAGTCGGTATGGCCACCATTCTGGGGCAGATTCATGATTTTGAGTTGCTACTTGAAGCAAGTAACGGACAGGAGCTAATCGAAAGAATTCCCCGCAAAACGCCGGATGTTGTACTGCTCGATCTGCAAATGCCAGTCATGGACGGAACCGCCACGGCCGACTATCTCCGCGAGAATTACCCGCTTATCAAAATCGTTGTCCTGACCATGCACGACGAAGACCGAATGGTACTTCATTTGCTTGAAAAAGGCGTTAGTGGTTATTTGCTCAAAGATGCCGAAGCGGGCGAGGTTGAAAAAGCGATTCGGAAGGTAATGGACGAAGGTGTTTATCTAAATGAGTTTGTCTCCAAAGCGATGCTTCGCAAAATGACAAACAAAACGACGGTCACGAAGCCCGCGAATTCGTTTTACAACAGCAAAATCCTGCTTTCTGAACGGGAGAAGGAAGTCTTGATGTTGATTTGCGAAGGACTTTCGACCAATGAGATAAGCGAAAAAATCTTCCTTAGCCCACGTACTGTTGAAGGACACCGTTTACGCATTCTCGAAAAAACCGGCACGAAAAATACCGCCGGAATGGTCGCCTATGCGTTTAAGAATAGTTTGGTGTAA
- a CDS encoding LemA family protein, whose protein sequence is MSRTLIIVVVIALILGMYGCSSYNGLVQNDTNVQEKWSQVQTQYQRRADLIPNLVRTVQGAANFEKSTLTAVIQARANATGMKLDASQLTPENIQKFQAAQDQLSGSLSRLLAVAESYPNLKANQNFSELQAQLEGTENRIAVSRNDFNGAVKTYNQSVRSFPNNIFAGIFGFPVKGFFEASQAAQSAPTVQF, encoded by the coding sequence ATGTCAAGAACATTAATTATTGTGGTGGTTATTGCCCTGATTTTGGGCATGTATGGTTGTAGTTCCTACAACGGCCTTGTTCAAAATGACACCAATGTACAGGAAAAATGGTCGCAGGTGCAGACGCAATACCAGCGTCGGGCCGATCTCATACCAAACCTTGTCCGGACGGTTCAGGGAGCCGCAAACTTCGAAAAGAGCACACTAACGGCAGTTATTCAGGCACGGGCAAACGCAACCGGTATGAAACTCGATGCCAGCCAGTTGACGCCAGAAAATATCCAGAAATTCCAGGCCGCACAGGATCAGCTTAGCGGTTCGTTATCGCGGCTGCTGGCGGTAGCAGAAAGCTACCCGAATCTGAAAGCCAACCAGAATTTTTCTGAGCTACAGGCTCAACTGGAAGGTACGGAAAACCGGATCGCTGTTTCGAGAAACGATTTCAACGGAGCCGTTAAGACTTACAATCAATCCGTACGGTCGTTCCCGAATAATATCTTCGCCGGTATTTTCGGATTCCCCGTTAAAGGGTTCTTCGAAGCTTCGCAAGCAGCACAAAGCGCCCCAACGGTGCAGTTTTAA
- a CDS encoding DASH family cryptochrome, whose amino-acid sequence MAKRILYWFRNDLRLHDNEGFARALETADEVLPVFVFEPRWFEELPELGFRKTGIFRAQFMLEAVADLRRSLQAKGADLIIRVGHSAKILAQLAEDSEAEAVYASKEVTEDETDTESDLSKRLKPLNIDLDLFWVSTLYHVRDLPFWVSRLPTTFTQFRHEVEAHSDVRKPIATPKTIRFVAGIPSEEFPSLATFGFSAKQIEESNRTGSLFKGGETAGLERLQRYVWEDELIKTYKETRNSLLGESYSSRFSAWLSLGCLSPRLIYQEIKRYEAERVKNESTYWLIFELIWRDYFRFVALRYGTRLFKPSGIQQNLTKTWLRDSDRFRRWADGKTGIPFIDANMRELNATGFMSNRGRQNVSSFLANDLGIVWTWGASYFESLLIDYDPCSNWGNWNYIAGVGNDPRENRHFNIYSQAMHYDKHGDYVKCWLPELAAVPADTIHTVYTLSSAEQAQYGVVLGSTYPLPVINPNKWTIEEKNR is encoded by the coding sequence ATGGCCAAACGTATTTTATACTGGTTTCGTAACGATCTCCGCCTGCACGATAACGAAGGATTCGCCCGTGCTCTCGAAACGGCCGACGAAGTGCTTCCCGTATTTGTGTTCGAACCACGCTGGTTTGAGGAATTGCCTGAGCTTGGCTTTCGAAAAACCGGCATCTTTCGTGCTCAGTTTATGCTTGAGGCCGTAGCCGATCTACGCAGGTCGCTACAGGCTAAAGGCGCTGACCTGATCATTCGGGTCGGTCATTCCGCAAAAATTCTGGCTCAGTTGGCCGAAGACAGCGAGGCCGAAGCCGTTTACGCCAGCAAGGAGGTCACTGAAGACGAGACGGATACTGAATCGGATCTGAGTAAACGGCTCAAACCGCTTAACATTGATCTTGATTTGTTTTGGGTATCAACGCTTTACCATGTCCGTGATCTACCCTTCTGGGTTTCGCGTTTACCCACAACCTTCACCCAGTTTCGCCACGAAGTAGAGGCCCACTCCGACGTAAGAAAGCCTATTGCTACCCCAAAAACCATTCGATTCGTTGCTGGCATTCCTTCAGAAGAGTTCCCTTCGCTAGCGACATTTGGCTTTTCTGCCAAACAGATTGAGGAGTCAAACCGAACAGGATCGCTCTTTAAAGGAGGTGAAACAGCGGGGCTGGAACGACTCCAACGCTACGTCTGGGAAGATGAGTTGATCAAGACCTACAAAGAGACTCGTAATAGCCTGTTAGGCGAATCTTATTCCTCCAGATTTTCGGCCTGGCTATCGCTCGGCTGTCTGTCGCCCAGACTTATCTATCAGGAAATCAAGCGCTACGAAGCCGAACGGGTTAAAAACGAATCAACTTATTGGCTCATTTTTGAGCTAATCTGGCGTGATTACTTTCGCTTTGTTGCGCTTCGCTACGGAACCCGGCTCTTTAAGCCAAGCGGTATTCAGCAAAATTTAACCAAAACATGGCTTCGCGATTCTGATCGGTTCAGGCGCTGGGCTGACGGCAAAACCGGTATTCCGTTTATCGATGCAAACATGCGCGAGCTGAATGCAACAGGATTCATGTCTAACCGAGGGCGGCAAAACGTCAGTAGTTTTCTGGCCAATGACCTGGGTATCGTTTGGACGTGGGGAGCGTCTTATTTCGAAAGTTTACTTATTGATTACGACCCCTGTAGCAATTGGGGGAATTGGAATTATATTGCTGGCGTTGGCAATGATCCTCGAGAAAACCGCCACTTCAACATCTATAGTCAGGCAATGCACTATGATAAACACGGCGATTACGTTAAATGCTGGCTTCCGGAACTAGCGGCAGTTCCGGCGGACACGATTCACACGGTTTATACCTTATCATCGGCTGAACAAGCGCAATATGGCGTTGTTCTGGGCAGTACTTACCCCCTACCAGTCATCAACCCAAACAAGTGGACAATCGAGGAAAAAAACCGTTGA
- a CDS encoding nuclear transport factor 2 family protein, producing MTTQRLPLPPFTLETARQKVQMAEDAWNSKDPERVSLAYTLNTEWRNRTEFINGREEVKAFLTRKWTTELDYRLKKELWGFRENRMAVRFEYEWHDETGQWYRSYGNELWEFDQNGLMAKRYASINDAPITEQERRIF from the coding sequence ATGACTACCCAACGATTACCCCTTCCACCCTTTACCCTGGAAACGGCCCGTCAGAAAGTACAGATGGCCGAAGATGCCTGGAATAGCAAAGATCCTGAGCGGGTCAGCCTGGCCTATACGCTGAATACCGAATGGCGGAACCGAACCGAGTTTATCAACGGGCGTGAGGAGGTTAAAGCTTTTCTGACTCGAAAGTGGACTACCGAATTGGATTATCGGCTCAAAAAAGAACTGTGGGGCTTTCGGGAAAACCGGATGGCCGTGCGCTTTGAGTACGAATGGCACGATGAAACTGGTCAGTGGTATCGTAGTTACGGCAATGAACTGTGGGAATTTGATCAGAACGGTTTGATGGCCAAACGCTATGCAAGCATCAATGATGCCCCCATTACCGAACAGGAACGGAGAATTTTTTAA
- a CDS encoding SDR family oxidoreductase, translated as MNLDLTGKTALVGGSTQGIGRASAIELALLGANIVLMARNEDALKATLADLDMTKGQVHRYLVADFSQPGVVTTAITQHLAQFPDLHILINNTGGPAGGPLIDAKPEEFVQTFHNHLLNNQALVQAIVPAMKRAGYGRIVNIISTSVKQPIVGLGVSNTIRGAVAQWAKTLSLEIARFGITVNNVLPGYTRTARLDAVLSMRSGASGKTEEEVSAQMESEIPTGRFATAEEVAAAVAFLCTPAAASINGINVPVDGGKTGSL; from the coding sequence ATGAATCTTGATTTAACCGGAAAAACTGCCCTTGTAGGTGGTAGCACACAGGGCATTGGCCGAGCTTCGGCCATTGAATTGGCTTTACTGGGAGCAAACATTGTTCTAATGGCCCGAAACGAAGATGCGCTTAAAGCCACGTTAGCCGATTTAGACATGACTAAAGGGCAAGTCCATCGTTACCTGGTCGCCGATTTTAGTCAACCAGGCGTTGTAACTACAGCTATTACGCAGCACCTGGCCCAGTTTCCGGATCTCCATATTCTCATTAATAACACAGGCGGTCCAGCGGGTGGTCCGCTGATTGATGCCAAACCTGAAGAGTTTGTGCAGACGTTTCATAACCATCTGCTCAATAATCAGGCCCTGGTTCAGGCTATCGTACCGGCCATGAAACGAGCCGGTTATGGACGAATTGTGAATATTATTTCCACCTCCGTTAAACAGCCCATTGTGGGCCTGGGGGTATCGAATACCATTCGGGGAGCGGTTGCGCAATGGGCTAAAACACTGTCGCTGGAAATCGCCCGCTTTGGTATCACGGTCAATAATGTACTGCCTGGGTACACACGTACAGCTCGTCTGGATGCCGTGTTATCGATGCGCTCAGGGGCATCCGGGAAAACTGAAGAGGAGGTATCTGCTCAAATGGAAAGCGAAATTCCGACGGGACGTTTCGCTACGGCCGAGGAGGTTGCGGCTGCGGTAGCATTCCTGTGTACACCGGCCGCGGCATCGATTAACGGGATCAATGTTCCGGTAGATGGTGGCAAGACGGGAAGTTTATGA
- a CDS encoding TPM domain-containing protein encodes MQTNPFTPEDQQRIVNAIREAEKATSGEIRVHVEPHCATADPVQRAIAVFAQLGMHQTKEQNGVLFYLAHADRKFAVVGDKGINDKVPADFWESTKDLIRSHFASGHYVEGLSRGIEKAGQQLKQYFPYDGETDTNELADEISFD; translated from the coding sequence ATGCAAACGAATCCATTTACTCCTGAGGATCAGCAACGTATTGTTAACGCCATCCGGGAAGCCGAAAAGGCAACATCGGGTGAAATCCGGGTACACGTTGAGCCGCACTGTGCTACTGCCGACCCTGTTCAGCGCGCTATTGCCGTATTTGCCCAATTGGGTATGCACCAGACTAAAGAACAAAACGGGGTCCTATTTTATCTGGCCCACGCTGACCGAAAGTTTGCGGTGGTAGGCGATAAAGGAATCAATGACAAAGTCCCTGCCGATTTCTGGGAAAGTACGAAAGACCTGATTCGAAGCCATTTTGCTAGCGGGCATTATGTTGAAGGATTGAGCCGGGGAATTGAAAAAGCTGGACAACAGTTAAAGCAGTACTTTCCATATGACGGCGAAACCGATACCAACGAACTCGCCGATGAAATTTCGTTTGATTGA
- a CDS encoding DUF547 domain-containing protein yields the protein MTRCILKGMTIGLLGLTLAGLAAFTPPTDIATSSALPTSAPVDHSSYDRLLKKYVNEKGLVNYKGFKADEKELKKYLDVISNNPPTDKWSKNDQMAYWINAYNAYTILLILNHYPVASIKDIGSKIKIPFVTTPWASKFFKIGGEEMSLDNIEHGTLRKKFNEPRIHFALVCAARSCPRLRNEAYEGNKLIAQLDDQGSDFLNNPAKNAITPQKASLSKYFDWYKGDWNENNRSIEYWVNQYSKTKINKDTPISFLDYNWALNEQ from the coding sequence ATGACACGTTGCATCCTAAAAGGAATGACTATTGGCCTACTCGGTCTTACCCTGGCTGGGCTGGCAGCGTTTACTCCTCCTACCGATATAGCTACCAGTTCTGCGCTGCCAACGAGCGCTCCAGTTGATCATAGCAGTTATGACCGGCTTCTAAAAAAATACGTCAATGAAAAAGGGCTTGTCAATTATAAAGGTTTTAAGGCGGATGAGAAAGAGTTGAAAAAATACCTTGATGTAATCAGTAACAACCCTCCGACCGACAAGTGGAGCAAAAACGACCAAATGGCTTACTGGATAAACGCCTACAATGCGTATACCATTCTGTTGATCCTAAACCATTACCCGGTTGCCAGTATTAAAGACATTGGCTCCAAGATCAAGATTCCCTTCGTAACGACACCCTGGGCCAGTAAATTTTTTAAAATTGGTGGCGAGGAGATGAGTCTCGACAATATCGAACATGGCACGCTGCGTAAGAAATTCAACGAACCACGTATTCATTTCGCGCTAGTGTGTGCGGCCCGGTCGTGCCCCCGTCTGCGTAATGAAGCTTATGAGGGCAATAAGCTGATTGCCCAACTCGATGATCAGGGTAGCGATTTTCTGAATAATCCGGCAAAAAATGCCATTACTCCCCAAAAGGCCAGCCTGTCGAAATACTTCGATTGGTATAAAGGAGACTGGAATGAAAACAACAGATCAATTGAGTACTGGGTAAATCAGTATTCAAAAACGAAAATCAATAAGGACACTCCAATTTCATTTCTGGATTACAACTGGGCGCTGAACGAACAGTAG